Proteins co-encoded in one Flavobacterium fluviale genomic window:
- a CDS encoding aminoacyl-histidine dipeptidase has protein sequence MSQEVRNLEPKALWNKFADLNAVPRPSKKEERVIEFMKNFGNSLGLETFEDEIRNVIIRKPATPGMENRKAIVMQGHLDMVHQKNADTIFDFDTQGIDMYVDGDWVRARGTTLGADNGLGVATIMAILESKDIPHPAIEALFTIDEETGMTGALNLKGGILQGQILLNLDTEEDDEIDIGCAGGIDVTATRAYHEEEVPEGSVGYTITVKGLNGGHSGMDIHKGLGNANKIMNRLLFDGFENFGLQIVEVNGGSLRNAIPRESVAKVIISQMFDEAYVYDMQEIISDIKAEYKTTEPNLSIEIVKGELPEKVMDLGVQEGIIRAIYAAQNGVYRMSADMADLVETSNNIARVIIKDGEILVGCLTRSSVESSKFDLANSLRSAFELVGCEVELSGSYPGWTPNVNSEILEVLKEIYEKQNGEQPKVVACHAGLECGILGTNYPDMDMISFGPTIHGAHSPDERASISSAQKYWKFVLEILSNIPVK, from the coding sequence ATGAGTCAAGAAGTAAGAAATCTGGAGCCAAAAGCACTTTGGAATAAATTTGCAGATTTAAATGCCGTTCCTCGTCCTTCAAAAAAAGAAGAGCGCGTAATTGAGTTTATGAAAAACTTTGGAAACAGCTTAGGTTTAGAGACTTTTGAAGATGAAATTAGAAACGTAATCATCAGAAAGCCGGCTACGCCCGGAATGGAAAATCGCAAAGCTATTGTAATGCAGGGGCATTTGGATATGGTTCACCAAAAAAATGCAGATACTATTTTTGATTTCGATACGCAGGGAATTGATATGTATGTTGATGGAGACTGGGTTCGCGCTCGCGGCACAACTCTAGGTGCAGATAACGGTTTGGGAGTTGCTACTATTATGGCAATTTTAGAAAGTAAAGACATTCCGCATCCAGCAATTGAAGCTTTGTTTACAATTGATGAAGAAACAGGAATGACTGGTGCGCTAAATCTTAAAGGCGGAATTCTTCAAGGTCAGATTTTGTTGAATTTGGATACCGAAGAAGATGATGAAATTGATATTGGATGTGCTGGTGGAATTGACGTTACGGCTACAAGAGCGTATCACGAAGAAGAAGTTCCAGAAGGTTCTGTTGGGTATACTATCACGGTAAAAGGCCTAAACGGCGGGCATTCAGGAATGGATATTCATAAAGGTTTAGGGAATGCCAATAAAATAATGAATCGTTTATTATTTGATGGATTTGAAAACTTCGGTTTACAGATTGTTGAAGTAAACGGAGGAAGTTTAAGAAATGCAATTCCGAGAGAGAGTGTTGCTAAAGTAATTATTTCTCAAATGTTTGATGAAGCTTATGTGTATGATATGCAGGAAATTATTTCTGACATCAAAGCTGAATATAAAACAACTGAGCCAAACTTATCAATTGAAATTGTAAAAGGAGAATTACCTGAAAAAGTGATGGATCTTGGTGTTCAAGAAGGAATTATCAGAGCAATTTATGCGGCACAAAATGGTGTATATAGAATGAGTGCTGATATGGCAGATTTGGTTGAAACTTCAAATAATATTGCCCGCGTAATTATTAAAGATGGAGAAATTTTGGTAGGATGTCTAACGCGTTCTTCTGTTGAATCTTCTAAATTTGATTTAGCAAATTCATTGCGTTCTGCTTTCGAATTAGTAGGATGCGAAGTTGAACTTTCTGGTTCTTACCCAGGATGGACTCCAAACGTTAATTCTGAAATATTAGAAGTTTTAAAAGAAATCTACGAAAAGCAAAATGGGGAACAGCCTAAAGTTGTAGCTTGTCACGCTGGTTTAGAGTGCGGGATTTTAGGAACAAACTATCCAGATATGGATATGATTTCTTTTGGGCCGACAATTCACGGTGCACATTCTCCAGACGAAAGAGCTAGTATTTCTTCAGCTCAAAAATATTGGAAATTTGTATTAGAAATTCTTTCGAATATTCCAGTTAAATAA
- a CDS encoding RNA polymerase sigma factor: MSENLEQSFVAQLQANQNIIHKICRLYTAGEDAHKDLFQEITIQLWKAYPKFRGDSKFSTWTYRVALNTAITLYRKTKRTISTVDYENHQHFVKDVDYNYEEEEQIKLMYKAVYQLNDIEKALVFMYLEDKDYQEIAETLGISEVNARVKMNRIKGKLKKILNP, translated from the coding sequence ATGAGCGAAAATCTAGAACAGTCATTTGTTGCGCAATTGCAGGCAAATCAGAATATAATCCACAAGATTTGTAGATTATATACTGCTGGAGAAGATGCTCATAAAGATTTATTTCAGGAAATTACTATTCAGCTTTGGAAGGCTTATCCAAAATTTAGAGGCGACAGTAAATTTTCAACTTGGACATATCGTGTGGCTTTGAACACCGCGATTACATTATACCGCAAAACCAAAAGGACTATTTCTACCGTAGATTATGAAAACCATCAGCACTTTGTAAAAGATGTTGACTACAATTACGAAGAAGAAGAACAGATAAAATTGATGTACAAGGCAGTTTATCAGCTTAATGACATCGAAAAAGCATTAGTTTTTATGTATTTAGAAGACAAAGATTATCAAGAAATAGCTGAAACCTTAGGAATCAGCGAAGTGAATGCGCGCGTGAAAATGAACAGAATTAAAGGGAAACTTAAAAAAATACTGAATCCTTAA
- a CDS encoding NUDIX hydrolase, translating to MNFQDFLKYVPNIIPVELPAVESHLKMAPKERIEGLKNLDIEALNARMAGVMMLFYPKQEKTHLVLIVRNAYDGVHSAQIAFPGGKYEKEDLNFETTALRETQEEVGVASEKIEIIKHFSPMYIPPSNFLVHPFLGIAKEELSFYPDIREVADIIELPLSVFLNDEIIIEARLSTSYGANILVPAFNIQNHVVWGATAMILSELRDVLKISLQQEI from the coding sequence ATGAATTTTCAAGATTTTTTGAAATATGTTCCCAATATAATTCCAGTAGAACTGCCAGCAGTCGAATCGCATTTAAAAATGGCTCCGAAAGAACGTATAGAGGGATTAAAAAATCTGGACATTGAAGCACTGAATGCTAGAATGGCGGGAGTAATGATGCTGTTTTACCCAAAGCAGGAAAAAACACATCTAGTTTTGATCGTAAGAAACGCTTACGATGGAGTGCATTCGGCACAGATTGCTTTTCCTGGAGGAAAATATGAAAAAGAAGATTTGAATTTTGAAACTACTGCACTTCGCGAAACCCAGGAAGAAGTTGGAGTGGCCAGCGAGAAAATAGAAATTATCAAACATTTTTCTCCCATGTATATTCCGCCCAGTAATTTTTTGGTGCATCCTTTTTTGGGAATTGCAAAAGAAGAACTTTCTTTTTATCCTGATATTAGAGAAGTTGCAGATATTATTGAATTGCCTTTATCGGTTTTTTTAAATGACGAAATAATTATCGAAGCCAGATTATCAACTTCTTACGGTGCTAATATTTTGGTGCCGGCATTTAATATTCAAAACCACGTGGTTTGGGGTGCAACGGCAATGATTTTGAGCGAATTGAGAGACGTTTTGAAAATTAGTTTGCAGCAGGAAATTTAA
- a CDS encoding DUF3810 domain-containing protein: MKSKYILPLFLIVQIIFLRILPFFPDFVEGFYSNNLFVRISHFSRTALGKVPFSIGDCIYAFLILGIIGWFWKIRKTWRTDWKDHLLTILGKISIFYFFFHLLWAFNYYREPLFEKMEIKREYTDADLLAFTKRLISKTNETQLAITKSDTAKIVFPYSQKESFKMILNGYDNLAKEHPYFKYEILSVKKSLFSTPLTYMGFGGYLNPFTNEAQVNDLLPMYTFPQTTAHEMAHQIGFASESECNFIGFLATVNNENLYYKYAGYSFTLHYCLGIWKFKNEKIFNQLKKSVHTGILKNYKETQEFHKKYDTFLDEGFYFLYDNFLKSNNQKDGMNSYSKFIDLTINYYKTRKL; this comes from the coding sequence GTGAAATCAAAATACATTTTACCATTATTTCTTATTGTTCAAATTATCTTTTTAAGAATCCTCCCCTTCTTTCCAGACTTTGTTGAAGGTTTTTACAGCAACAATTTATTTGTTAGAATTTCTCATTTTTCAAGAACCGCTCTAGGAAAAGTTCCCTTTTCTATTGGAGATTGCATTTATGCTTTTCTAATTTTAGGTATAATTGGCTGGTTTTGGAAAATTCGTAAAACATGGAGAACAGACTGGAAAGATCATCTCTTAACAATATTAGGTAAAATTTCTATTTTTTATTTTTTCTTTCATCTTCTGTGGGCATTCAATTACTATCGAGAACCGCTTTTCGAAAAAATGGAAATTAAAAGAGAATATACAGATGCTGATCTTTTAGCTTTTACAAAAAGATTAATTTCAAAAACAAATGAAACTCAGCTTGCTATTACTAAAAGTGACACAGCAAAAATTGTTTTTCCTTATTCGCAAAAAGAATCTTTTAAAATGATTCTTAATGGTTATGATAATTTAGCTAAAGAACATCCTTATTTTAAATATGAAATTTTAAGCGTTAAGAAATCACTATTCAGCACACCATTGACTTATATGGGCTTTGGTGGTTATTTGAATCCTTTTACCAATGAAGCGCAGGTTAATGATTTACTGCCGATGTATACTTTTCCTCAAACTACGGCACACGAAATGGCGCATCAAATTGGTTTCGCCAGCGAAAGTGAATGTAATTTTATTGGTTTTTTAGCTACTGTAAACAATGAAAACCTTTATTACAAATATGCTGGATATAGTTTCACCTTACATTATTGTCTTGGAATATGGAAGTTTAAAAATGAGAAAATTTTTAATCAATTAAAGAAATCTGTACATACGGGAATTTTAAAAAACTACAAGGAAACTCAGGAATTTCACAAAAAATATGACACTTTTCTGGATGAAGGATTTTATTTTCTTTACGATAATTTCTTAAAATCAAATAATCAAAAAGACGGTATGAACAGTTACAGCAAATTCATTGACTTGACGATTAATTATTATAAAACCAGAAAACTTTGA
- a CDS encoding lysophospholipid acyltransferase family protein has protein sequence MGLFKRNPFGHILFIKKWLIRILGAMTHRRYRGFNDLQIEGSEIIKTLPNSNVLFISNHQTYFADVVAMFHVFNASLSGRQDTIKNIGYLWQPKMNLYYVAAKETMQAGLLPRILAYVGAITVERTWRAKGVDVTEKRDVNPNDTENIRIALEDGWVITFPQGTTKSFKPVRKGTAHIIKQHKPIVIPIVIDGFRRSFDKKGLRMKKKGILQSFIIKEPLDIDYENDTIEQIVEKVEYAIEQHPSFLKVIPAEEIKAQEELNKLRQWEY, from the coding sequence ATGGGATTGTTTAAACGAAATCCTTTTGGACATATATTATTCATCAAGAAATGGTTAATCCGTATTTTGGGAGCCATGACACATAGAAGATATAGGGGTTTTAACGATTTGCAGATTGAAGGATCTGAAATTATTAAAACACTCCCAAATTCTAATGTCTTATTTATTTCCAATCACCAAACTTATTTTGCGGACGTGGTAGCCATGTTTCATGTGTTTAACGCAAGTTTAAGCGGACGTCAAGACACTATTAAGAATATTGGTTATTTGTGGCAGCCAAAAATGAATTTATATTATGTTGCGGCAAAAGAAACCATGCAGGCGGGTTTACTGCCAAGAATTTTAGCTTATGTGGGAGCAATTACAGTCGAAAGAACCTGGCGTGCTAAAGGTGTTGATGTTACGGAAAAGCGCGATGTAAATCCAAACGATACCGAAAACATTCGAATTGCTCTTGAAGATGGCTGGGTAATTACTTTTCCGCAGGGAACTACAAAATCTTTTAAGCCTGTACGTAAAGGAACTGCACATATTATCAAACAGCATAAACCAATTGTAATCCCTATTGTAATTGATGGTTTCCGTAGATCATTCGATAAAAAAGGACTTCGAATGAAGAAAAAAGGAATTCTGCAATCTTTCATAATCAAAGAGCCTCTTGATATTGATTATGAAAATGATACAATCGAACAAATCGTAGAAAAGGTAGAATACGCAATCGAACAGCATCCTTCATTTTTAAAAGTTATTCCGGCAGAAGAAATTAAAGCACAGGAAGAACTTAACAAACTCAGACAGTGGGAGTATTAA
- a CDS encoding carboxypeptidase-like regulatory domain-containing protein codes for MKYFAVFFFILLANIGFAQDTQPTVPQRVSGYIINDNSKQPLAGVNVINTNKVRGAKSDEKGYFEIDVQVNDTLHFSILGFQSLRIRVTNDWIKNKVTRIQLTEKAIALEEVVIAPFTLTGYLEIDSKLIPTKENYRYSISGLTQGYEAGEYAPNAFGKVLGSIFNPADMLYNFFGKNGKELKKLKEMKKDDTVRTLLESKYDRETVAVLLGVSKDEIPEIMHRCNYSDSFIQSANDLQIMDAISACYEQYKVLKRN; via the coding sequence ATGAAATATTTCGCAGTTTTCTTTTTTATTCTTCTAGCTAATATTGGTTTCGCGCAAGATACGCAGCCAACTGTTCCTCAAAGAGTTTCAGGTTATATTATTAATGACAACAGCAAACAGCCACTTGCCGGCGTAAATGTTATTAATACCAATAAAGTGCGAGGCGCAAAATCTGACGAAAAAGGATATTTTGAAATTGACGTTCAAGTTAATGATACACTGCATTTCTCTATTCTGGGTTTTCAATCTCTAAGAATTAGAGTTACAAATGACTGGATAAAAAACAAGGTAACACGTATTCAACTTACCGAAAAAGCAATTGCTTTGGAAGAAGTTGTAATTGCTCCGTTTACTTTAACAGGATATCTTGAAATTGATTCTAAGTTAATTCCAACAAAAGAAAACTATCGTTACAGTATCTCAGGTCTTACACAAGGCTATGAAGCTGGAGAATATGCTCCAAATGCATTTGGAAAAGTATTAGGATCGATCTTTAATCCCGCGGATATGCTCTATAATTTCTTTGGAAAAAATGGTAAAGAACTCAAGAAACTTAAGGAAATGAAGAAAGATGATACTGTGCGAACGCTTTTGGAATCTAAATACGACCGTGAAACAGTTGCCGTTTTATTAGGAGTAAGCAAGGACGAAATTCCTGAAATCATGCACAGATGCAATTATTCTGATTCTTTTATTCAATCTGCAAATGATCTTCAGATTATGGATGCAATTAGTGCGTGCTACGAACAATACAAAGTATTAAAACGTAATTAA
- a CDS encoding NAD(P)H-dependent flavin oxidoreductase yields the protein MNKITQLFNIKYPIVQGGMIWNSGYKLASAVSNAGGLGLIGAGSMYPEVLREHIQKCKSATDKPFGVNIPMLYPNIEEIMNIVIEEGVKIVFTSAGNPKTWTSFLKEKGITVVHVVSSSVFALKAQDAGVDAVVAEGFEAGGHNGREETTTFTLIPMVKEKIQIPLIAAGGIATGRGMLAAMILGADGVQVGSRFAASAESSAHNNFKETIVNTKEGDTQLTLKELAPVRLVKNKFYQDVQELYKQCPSKEELIQLLGRARAKKGMFEGDLDEGELEIGQAAGLIHEILPVQEIIQQMIAEFEFACKEKTTFEF from the coding sequence ATGAATAAAATCACACAACTTTTTAATATAAAATATCCAATTGTTCAGGGTGGAATGATTTGGAACAGCGGATATAAATTAGCTTCGGCAGTAAGTAATGCAGGAGGTTTAGGGCTTATTGGCGCAGGTTCGATGTATCCAGAAGTTTTGAGAGAACATATTCAAAAATGTAAAAGTGCTACGGATAAACCTTTTGGGGTTAACATTCCAATGCTATACCCAAACATTGAAGAAATCATGAATATCGTGATTGAAGAAGGTGTGAAAATCGTTTTTACCTCTGCAGGAAATCCTAAAACCTGGACTTCATTTTTAAAAGAAAAAGGAATTACAGTAGTGCATGTTGTGAGCAGCAGTGTTTTTGCCTTAAAAGCACAGGATGCAGGTGTAGATGCTGTTGTGGCAGAAGGTTTTGAGGCTGGCGGACACAATGGGCGTGAAGAAACCACAACATTCACTTTGATTCCGATGGTGAAAGAAAAGATTCAGATTCCATTAATTGCCGCGGGTGGAATTGCAACGGGAAGAGGAATGCTGGCTGCAATGATTTTAGGTGCTGATGGTGTACAGGTTGGAAGTCGTTTTGCAGCTTCTGCTGAATCTTCTGCACACAATAATTTTAAAGAAACGATAGTTAATACTAAGGAAGGAGATACGCAGTTGACATTGAAAGAATTAGCACCGGTTAGATTAGTCAAAAATAAGTTTTATCAAGATGTTCAGGAATTGTATAAACAATGTCCTTCAAAAGAAGAATTAATACAGCTTTTAGGTCGTGCAAGAGCGAAAAAAGGTATGTTTGAAGGTGATCTTGATGAAGGAGAACTTGAGATTGGACAAGCAGCAGGACTAATTCATGAAATTTTACCAGTTCAAGAAATTATTCAACAAATGATCGCAGAATTTGAATTCGCATGCAAAGAAAAGACTACTTTTGAGTTTTAA
- a CDS encoding DUF4268 domain-containing protein, with translation MYSREESQRIKREFWVAFAEKYPRKWVLYDTKIKDFSFKFFVDNKKAQVLIDIEHRSDEKRTAYFEKIEALKNILEEEFIKDLVFEKNYTLESGKTISRIWVEKTGVGFSNRNNWDTIFDFFNENMHALEMFYLEYDEFIKDIDVL, from the coding sequence ATGTACAGCAGAGAAGAATCACAAAGAATTAAAAGAGAATTTTGGGTAGCTTTCGCCGAAAAATATCCTCGTAAGTGGGTGCTTTATGATACAAAGATCAAAGATTTTTCTTTTAAATTTTTTGTTGATAATAAAAAGGCTCAGGTTTTAATTGATATTGAACATAGAAGCGACGAAAAACGTACGGCTTACTTCGAAAAAATAGAAGCTTTAAAAAATATTCTGGAGGAAGAATTTATTAAGGATCTGGTTTTTGAAAAAAATTACACTCTAGAAAGCGGTAAAACAATCAGCAGAATCTGGGTTGAAAAAACGGGAGTTGGTTTTAGCAACCGAAATAACTGGGATACAATTTTTGATTTCTTTAATGAAAACATGCATGCTCTGGAAATGTTCTATTTAGAGTATGATGAATTTATTAAGGATATTGATGTATTGTAA